In Flavobacteriaceae bacterium, the following proteins share a genomic window:
- a CDS encoding nuclear transport factor 2 family protein: protein MLSKKEIAINYINFLEKGNITDVLSLFTKNGIVDSPVYGVMNAHQFYNKLNNDTTNSELDLKGIFEEKDSNSLALYFKYKWTLKNNQKVEFDVVDIIEFDTSNKITKLKIIYDTVISRELVKQLES from the coding sequence ATGTTATCTAAAAAAGAAATAGCAATTAATTATATAAATTTTCTTGAAAAAGGGAATATAACAGATGTGTTGAGTTTATTTACTAAAAACGGTATTGTAGATTCTCCTGTATATGGAGTAATGAATGCGCATCAATTTTATAACAAGTTAAATAACGATACAACAAATTCAGAACTAGATTTAAAAGGAATTTTCGAAGAGAAAGATTCAAATAGTTTAGCACTTTATTTTAAATATAAATGGACCTTAAAAAACAATCAAAAAGTAGAGTTTGATGTTGTAGATATTATAGAATTTGATACTTCAAATAAAATTACTAAGCTTAAAATTATATATGATACAGTAATTTCCAGAGAATTGGTAAAACAATTAGAAAGTTAA
- the hemN gene encoding oxygen-independent coproporphyrinogen III oxidase yields MCNLTNKYNIAGPRYTSYPTVPYWDMDSFSLKQWKSTLQQSFNESNTSESISIYIHLPFCESLCTFCGCNKRITKQHNIERPYINALLKEWNLYLDILPVKPKIKELHIGGGTPTFFSPKNLELLIKSLLNKVSLANDYEFSFEGHPNNTTEEHLQTLYNLGFRRVSFGVQDYNQTVQKAINRIQSFENVKSVTETARKIGYTSIGHDIIFGLPLQTEAHLIKTIQKTKTLMPDRIAFYSYAHVPWLKGNGQRGFKDSDLPSAELKRKQYEIGKALLDEADYIEIGMDHFTLKTDALYRSLTNNEIHRNFMGYTASKTQVMIGLGVSAISDSWYSFAQNVKSLEAYLHLLDNNILPVTKGHILNSEDLIIRQHILNLMCQFTTSWDSEKNYFKELPDVLIKLKEMENDGLVKISSKSITVTQEGKAFIRNICMAFDLLLKRKQPDVKLFSMTI; encoded by the coding sequence ATGTGCAATTTGACAAATAAATATAATATTGCTGGTCCTAGGTATACCAGTTATCCAACAGTTCCATATTGGGATATGGACAGTTTTTCTTTAAAACAATGGAAATCTACTTTACAACAATCTTTTAATGAGAGTAATACTTCTGAAAGTATTAGCATCTATATACATTTACCCTTTTGTGAAAGCTTGTGTACCTTTTGCGGTTGTAATAAGCGTATTACAAAACAACATAATATAGAGCGGCCATACATTAACGCGCTTTTAAAAGAATGGAATTTATATCTCGATATTCTTCCTGTAAAACCAAAAATTAAAGAGTTGCATATAGGTGGTGGAACACCTACTTTTTTCTCTCCTAAAAATTTAGAACTTTTAATTAAGAGTTTATTAAATAAAGTATCACTAGCTAATGACTATGAATTTAGTTTTGAGGGGCATCCTAACAATACAACAGAAGAACATCTTCAAACACTTTATAATTTAGGGTTTAGGCGTGTTAGCTTTGGTGTACAAGACTATAATCAAACAGTACAAAAAGCAATCAACCGGATACAGTCTTTTGAAAATGTGAAAAGCGTTACTGAAACTGCTAGAAAAATTGGATATACTTCAATTGGTCACGATATTATTTTCGGTTTACCACTTCAAACAGAAGCGCATCTTATTAAGACTATTCAAAAAACTAAAACTTTAATGCCAGATCGTATTGCATTTTATAGCTATGCACATGTGCCATGGTTAAAAGGAAATGGGCAACGTGGATTTAAAGACAGTGATTTACCTTCAGCAGAATTAAAAAGAAAGCAATATGAGATTGGAAAAGCATTATTAGATGAAGCTGATTATATTGAAATAGGAATGGATCATTTTACTTTAAAAACTGATGCCTTATATAGATCTTTAACAAATAATGAAATTCATAGAAATTTTATGGGGTACACGGCTTCAAAAACACAGGTCATGATAGGTTTAGGAGTTTCTGCAATTAGTGATAGTTGGTATAGTTTTGCACAAAACGTAAAAAGCTTAGAAGCATATCTTCATTTATTAGATAATAATATCTTACCTGTAACAAAAGGGCATATTTTAAACAGTGAAGATTTAATCATCCGACAGCACATTCTCAATTTAATGTGTCAGTTTACAACTTCCTGGGATTCAGAAAAAAACTATTTTAAAGAACTGCCAGATGTCTTAATAAAATTGAAAGAAATGGAAAATGATGGATTGGTAAAAATATCTTCAAAATCGATTACAGTAACTCAAGAAGGTAAAGCTTTTATCAGAAACATCTGTATGGCATTCGATCTATTATTAAAACGAAAACAACCCGATGTAAAATTATTCTCGATGACTATTTAA
- a CDS encoding universal stress protein, which yields MKKIIVPVDFSLHSEYALETAAILAKKHNAEIFALHMLEISEAILTSIDSEQQMKTAFLIKYARERFNNFLDKDYLKGITITPIVKHFKVFSEVNEVVDENDVDLIIMGSKGNSGLKEVFVGSNTQKVIRHSNIPVLVLKDKPNLKSFKNVVFACDFSEESIKAYINITRMVKILGAQLNLLYVNLPYNSFKSNTEMEKQVLQFLKRVDGNERHINDVHFICDYSIEKGVSNFCNKTDIDLITIATHGRKGLAHFIDGSISEDLANHSTLPVMTFKI from the coding sequence ATGAAAAAAATTATTGTTCCTGTAGATTTCTCATTACACTCAGAATACGCATTAGAGACTGCTGCTATTTTAGCTAAAAAGCATAATGCAGAAATTTTTGCTCTTCATATGTTAGAAATATCTGAAGCTATACTTACTTCGATAGATAGTGAACAACAAATGAAGACCGCATTTCTTATAAAATATGCAAGAGAACGATTTAATAATTTTTTAGATAAAGATTACTTAAAAGGGATAACAATTACGCCCATAGTAAAGCACTTTAAAGTATTTAGTGAAGTTAATGAAGTAGTAGACGAAAATGATGTTGATTTAATTATAATGGGCTCTAAGGGCAATAGTGGACTCAAAGAAGTATTTGTAGGCTCTAATACTCAAAAGGTTATTAGGCATTCAAATATTCCTGTTTTGGTTTTAAAAGATAAGCCAAACTTAAAAAGTTTTAAAAATGTAGTATTTGCTTGTGACTTTTCAGAAGAATCTATTAAAGCTTATATTAATATTACTAGAATGGTGAAAATTTTAGGAGCACAATTAAACTTACTCTACGTTAATCTTCCGTACAACAGTTTTAAAAGCAATACAGAAATGGAAAAGCAAGTGCTTCAATTTTTAAAACGAGTAGATGGAAACGAAAGGCATATTAACGATGTTCATTTTATTTGTGATTACTCTATTGAAAAAGGAGTTTCAAACTTCTGTAATAAAACAGATATCGATTTAATTACAATTGCAACTCATGGCAGAAAAGGTTTGGCTCATTTTATTGATGGAAGTATTTCAGAAGATTTAGCCAATCACTCCACTCTACCAGTAATGACGTTTAAAATATAA
- a CDS encoding Hsp20/alpha crystallin family protein, translating to MSLIKFNNRNKLFPWNNEALKGLLSSDDFFNTDFFEENGLMPALNIKEVDNKFEIEIAAPGFAKKDFQITIDNGILNVQGNKSKETETSEDNYTRKEFNYNSFKRSLKLPDSIDINKMPKATYKDGILKVLLNKNKEVIESSKKVIKIT from the coding sequence ATGTCACTTATTAAATTTAACAACCGAAACAAATTGTTTCCTTGGAACAATGAAGCCTTAAAAGGTCTTTTAAGCTCTGATGACTTTTTTAATACTGACTTTTTTGAAGAAAATGGCTTAATGCCTGCATTGAACATTAAAGAAGTTGATAACAAATTTGAGATTGAAATTGCTGCGCCAGGATTTGCAAAAAAAGATTTTCAAATTACTATAGATAATGGTATCCTAAATGTTCAAGGTAATAAGAGTAAGGAAACTGAAACTTCTGAAGATAATTACACTCGCAAAGAGTTTAATTATAATTCTTTTAAACGTTCGCTTAAACTACCTGATTCTATCGATATTAATAAAATGCCTAAAGCAACCTATAAAGACGGTATTTTAAAAGTTTTATTAAACAAAAACAAAGAGGTTATTGAGTCTTCAAAAAAAGTTATTAAAATTACTTAA
- a CDS encoding universal stress protein — translation MKNIVLLTDFSENSQNAINYALEFFKNDTCQFYVMHVHKMGSYTMDDLMLAPDQNVYDSIVKKPKKRLNEIIQNLENIKKTNHKFETIVDFDDFTDAINQIVVSKKIDFVVLGSNGVTGAKEVLFGSNTLNVIRKVNCKTLVVPKQYIYQPIKGAVLALDSSDDVTDIIVSQLKSFMITHPFLLNVLRINPHQNKTEYTFYDHSYLEKIPHRYYTINDVPTHYAINSFIQIKNIGMSILFINKEGFFERLFSSSAKTKISNSLKTPLLIFHNKI, via the coding sequence ATGAAAAATATTGTACTGCTTACAGATTTTTCAGAGAATTCACAAAATGCAATTAATTACGCATTAGAATTTTTTAAAAATGATACATGTCAATTTTATGTGATGCACGTTCATAAAATGGGATCTTATACTATGGACGATTTAATGTTAGCACCTGATCAAAATGTTTATGATTCCATAGTGAAAAAACCAAAAAAACGCTTGAATGAGATCATACAAAATTTAGAAAATATAAAAAAAACTAATCATAAGTTTGAGACTATAGTTGATTTTGATGATTTTACCGATGCAATAAATCAAATAGTTGTATCTAAGAAGATAGATTTTGTAGTTTTAGGAAGCAATGGAGTTACAGGAGCGAAAGAAGTACTTTTTGGTAGTAATACTTTAAATGTAATCCGAAAAGTTAATTGTAAAACTCTTGTTGTTCCAAAACAATACATATATCAGCCAATAAAAGGAGCTGTATTAGCATTAGACTCTAGTGATGACGTAACAGATATTATTGTTTCGCAATTAAAATCTTTTATGATAACACATCCTTTTCTACTAAATGTATTACGTATAAATCCTCATCAAAACAAAACAGAGTACACATTTTATGATCATTCATATTTAGAAAAAATACCACATCGATATTATACTATTAATGATGTTCCTACTCATTATGCTATAAATAGTTTTATTCAAATTAAGAATATTGGGATGTCCATTCTTTTTATAAATAAAGAAGGCTTTTTTGAACGCTTATTTTCGAGTTCAGCAAAAACTAAAATTAGCAATTCATTAAAAACACCGCTTTTAATTTTTCATAACAAAATATAA
- a CDS encoding sulfite exporter TauE/SafE family protein: MLLSAFILGFLGSLHCVGMCGPIAFMLPVDRSNSFKKINQIALYHIGRLATYSFIGLCFGLIGKSLYIFGIQQRLSIITGMIMIVVVLLPHKALNTYNFSKPIFKFISKIKNGLGTALKKKTPDTFLTIGFLNGFLPCGLVYMAVFGAIATGDILQGSLYMLLFGIGTIPLMTTAIYLGKFLNNAVKQRIQRMIPVFVVIIGVLFVLRGLGLGIPYVSPTPVMEIVSSEIKCYN; the protein is encoded by the coding sequence ATGCTTTTATCTGCATTTATATTAGGTTTTTTAGGAAGTTTACACTGTGTTGGAATGTGTGGACCAATAGCCTTTATGCTACCAGTAGATAGAAGTAATTCTTTTAAAAAAATAAATCAAATTGCATTATATCATATAGGACGTTTAGCTACCTATAGTTTTATAGGATTATGTTTTGGATTGATTGGGAAAAGCCTTTATATTTTTGGAATACAACAACGGCTTTCAATTATTACAGGAATGATAATGATTGTTGTAGTGTTATTACCTCATAAAGCACTTAACACTTATAATTTTTCTAAACCTATTTTTAAATTCATTAGCAAAATTAAAAATGGATTGGGAACTGCTTTAAAGAAAAAAACACCAGATACATTTTTAACTATCGGATTTTTAAATGGGTTTCTGCCCTGCGGCTTAGTATACATGGCTGTTTTTGGAGCTATAGCTACCGGAGACATATTACAAGGAAGTTTATACATGCTATTATTTGGCATAGGTACAATCCCATTAATGACAACTGCTATTTATTTAGGTAAGTTTTTAAATAACGCGGTTAAGCAGCGTATCCAGAGAATGATTCCTGTATTTGTTGTGATTATTGGAGTGTTATTTGTTCTGCGTGGTTTAGGACTGGGAATCCCTTATGTATCTCCTACACCAGTTATGGAAATAGTATCTAGTGAAATAAAATGTTATAATTAA
- a CDS encoding cytochrome C oxidase Cbb3 → MKFNWGTGIVLAFIGFISFIMYFVITMNSDKKYNHDLVTEDYYGQELEYQNDINKEKNSKTLAENVIWKKTNKGLQIIFPKTLEAHKVKGKVFLYRPSNKQFDFEIPISLSDHTLLIPDNRLLDGRWNIIVDWSYNKEEYLYKQNIIY, encoded by the coding sequence ATGAAATTTAATTGGGGGACAGGAATAGTACTGGCGTTTATAGGCTTTATAAGCTTTATTATGTATTTCGTGATAACGATGAATTCAGATAAAAAATATAATCACGATTTAGTGACTGAAGATTATTATGGTCAGGAGCTAGAATATCAAAACGATATAAATAAAGAAAAGAACTCTAAAACTTTAGCTGAAAATGTAATCTGGAAAAAAACAAATAAAGGATTACAAATAATTTTTCCTAAAACACTTGAAGCGCATAAAGTGAAAGGAAAAGTGTTCCTATATAGACCATCTAATAAGCAGTTTGACTTTGAAATCCCAATTTCATTGTCAGATCACACTTTGCTCATACCTGACAATCGTTTGTTAGATGGTCGTTGGAACATTATAGTAGATTGGAGTTATAATAAAGAAGAATATTTATACAAGCAAAATATTATATACTAA
- the ccoG gene encoding cytochrome c oxidase accessory protein CcoG, giving the protein METPENEIFRDSIGTVDEKGKRAWVFPKMPKGPFYEKRKIVSYILLLFLIASPFIKIRGNQFLMFNILERRFNIFGLPFWPQDFHLMVITMIIGIVFVTIFTVAFGRIFCGWICPQTIFLELVFRRIEYWIDGDRGKQMRLDKQAWNAEKIRKRILKWSLFLIISFLIANVFLAYLIGSDKLFRYVTEGPSNHLNTLLPLIIFTAVFYFVFAWFREQVCIIACPYGRLQGVLLDNKSIIVAYDHKRGEAEEGRKKFRKNEDRKALGVGDCIDCFQCVNVCPTGIDIRNGTQLECVNCTACIDECDHIMESINLPKGLIRYTSEANIEQKEPFKLTPRLKGYIAVLAILTGVFIGMLFLRNDIEARVLRLPGQLYEHKDDNIISNVFTYKLVNKTTKEIENVKFSLRKQKGVIKLVSATDNFVVPEQGIAEGTLFIEINKSDLKGDKNKLMIEIYSNDGLIETTSVNFLGPRSYK; this is encoded by the coding sequence TTGGAAACCCCAGAAAACGAAATATTTAGAGATTCTATTGGTACCGTTGACGAAAAAGGGAAACGCGCATGGGTATTTCCTAAAATGCCTAAAGGACCATTTTATGAAAAAAGGAAAATAGTGAGCTATATACTCTTACTATTTCTTATAGCATCTCCATTTATAAAAATAAGAGGGAATCAATTTTTAATGTTTAATATATTAGAACGGCGTTTTAATATTTTTGGACTTCCATTTTGGCCACAAGATTTTCATTTAATGGTAATTACAATGATTATTGGAATTGTTTTTGTAACAATCTTTACTGTGGCTTTTGGACGTATTTTTTGCGGATGGATCTGCCCACAAACCATTTTTTTAGAACTCGTTTTTCGTAGAATTGAATATTGGATTGATGGAGATAGAGGTAAACAAATGCGGTTAGATAAACAAGCTTGGAATGCAGAAAAAATAAGAAAGCGCATTTTAAAATGGTCACTCTTTTTAATAATTTCATTTTTAATTGCAAATGTGTTTCTAGCGTATTTAATAGGAAGCGATAAGTTATTTAGATATGTCACAGAAGGACCATCAAATCATTTAAATACACTACTTCCTCTTATTATTTTTACAGCTGTATTTTATTTTGTGTTTGCTTGGTTTAGAGAGCAAGTTTGCATTATTGCATGTCCTTATGGACGGTTACAAGGTGTGCTTTTAGATAACAAATCTATTATTGTGGCTTACGATCATAAACGAGGAGAAGCTGAAGAAGGTAGAAAGAAATTTAGAAAAAACGAAGATAGAAAAGCTTTAGGTGTTGGAGATTGTATAGATTGTTTTCAATGTGTTAATGTTTGCCCTACGGGAATAGATATTAGAAACGGAACACAATTAGAATGTGTAAACTGTACCGCATGCATAGATGAATGTGATCATATTATGGAAAGTATCAATTTACCTAAAGGTCTTATAAGATATACTAGTGAAGCAAATATTGAACAAAAAGAACCATTTAAACTCACACCTAGACTTAAAGGTTATATTGCTGTATTAGCTATACTTACAGGTGTTTTTATCGGGATGTTATTTTTAAGAAATGATATAGAAGCTCGAGTGTTAAGACTTCCTGGGCAATTGTATGAGCATAAAGATGATAATATTATAAGTAATGTGTTTACTTATAAATTGGTAAATAAAACTACCAAAGAAATTGAAAATGTAAAATTTAGTCTCAGAAAACAAAAAGGAGTTATAAAACTAGTTTCTGCTACAGATAACTTTGTAGTGCCAGAGCAAGGAATTGCAGAAGGAACACTCTTTATTGAAATAAATAAGAGTGATTTAAAAGGAGATAAAAATAAACTAATGATCGAAATTTATAGTAATGACGGACTAATAGAAACCACAAGTGTTAATTTTTTAGGACCGAGAAGTTACAAGTAA
- a CDS encoding cytochrome C oxidase subunit III, translating into MRNLFPTWLRIPFVFFTIFGLIEYFIDSGDEPAFLKYPIIMLFLVLVFLIIIAIEGIVGAMENVLYQSLDKEAKERYDAKRNKLPEFNWIKNTYKKLLKTKPIEEEHEIILDHNYDGIKELDNALPPWWLYGFYASVIFAAVYLIRYHILNGDNQYEELETEYAEAKIAIEEYKKTAKDLVDYNTVELLTDASDLSNGKKIFETNCVACHKADGGGGIGPNLTDENWILGGGIKNVFKTISEGGRNGKGMVAWKQSLKPSEIAQVASYVLQFQGTTPADPKAAEGDVWVEESKE; encoded by the coding sequence ATGAGAAATTTATTTCCTACCTGGCTGAGAATCCCTTTTGTATTTTTTACCATTTTCGGACTTATAGAATATTTTATTGATTCTGGAGATGAACCAGCATTTTTAAAATATCCTATAATAATGCTCTTTTTAGTATTAGTGTTTTTAATTATTATAGCTATAGAAGGTATAGTAGGAGCTATGGAAAATGTGTTATACCAAAGTTTAGATAAAGAAGCAAAAGAGAGGTATGATGCTAAACGCAATAAACTGCCTGAATTTAATTGGATAAAAAACACCTATAAAAAGCTTTTAAAAACAAAACCGATTGAAGAAGAGCACGAAATTATTTTAGATCATAATTATGATGGAATAAAAGAGTTGGATAATGCGCTTCCACCTTGGTGGTTATATGGATTTTATGCCTCTGTTATTTTTGCAGCAGTATACCTTATACGTTACCATATTTTAAATGGTGATAATCAATATGAAGAATTAGAAACCGAGTATGCAGAAGCAAAAATAGCGATTGAAGAATATAAGAAGACTGCAAAAGACCTTGTGGATTATAATACGGTTGAGTTATTAACTGATGCATCAGATTTAAGCAACGGAAAGAAGATTTTTGAAACTAATTGTGTGGCTTGTCATAAAGCAGATGGAGGAGGAGGTATTGGTCCAAACCTAACAGATGAGAATTGGATTTTAGGTGGAGGTATTAAAAATGTATTTAAAACCATTTCTGAAGGTGGGCGTAACGGAAAGGGTATGGTTGCTTGGAAGCAGAGTTTAAAACCTTCGGAAATAGCACAGGTGGCTAGTTATGTATTACAATTTCAAGGTACTACACCTGCCGATCCAAAAGCCGCAGAAGGCGATGTTTGGGTAGAAGAGAGTAAAGAATAA
- a CDS encoding CcoQ/FixQ family Cbb3-type cytochrome c oxidase assembly chaperone, with translation MLKFVKNHMESMTGIEIYPLISLLIFFIFFVVLFWWVITAKKDYITTVSNLPLDNQNHTEL, from the coding sequence ATGCTAAAATTTGTGAAAAACCATATGGAGAGTATGACAGGAATAGAGATATATCCACTAATTTCTTTACTTATATTTTTTATCTTTTTTGTAGTTCTATTTTGGTGGGTAATTACCGCTAAAAAAGATTATATCACTACAGTAAGTAACCTTCCATTAGATAACCAAAACCATACAGAACTATGA
- the ccoN gene encoding cytochrome-c oxidase, cbb3-type subunit I, whose product MEVQQFYYDNKIVKKFIFATMLWGVVGMLVGLLLAFMFLFPNLTDGISWLSFGRLRPLHTNAVIFAFVGNAIFAGVYYSSQRLLKARMFSDVLSNINFWGWQLIIVGAAISLPLGYTTSKEYAELEWPFDIAIALVWVAFGANLIGTILKRRQRHMYVAIWFYLATFVTVAVLHIFNSLEIPVSGLKSYSVYAGVQDALVQWWYGHNAVAFFLTTPFLGLMYYFIPKAADRPIYSYRLSIVHFWSLIFIYIWAGPHHLLYTALPEWAQNLGVAFSVMLLMPSWGGMINGLLTLRGAWDKVRTDPVLKFMVVAITGYGMATFEGPMLSLKNVNAIAHFTDWIIAHVHVGALAWNGFLAFGMIYWLVPRLFKTKLHSSKLANAHFWLGTLGIILYALPMYVAGFVQASMWKQFNPDGTLVYGNFLETVSEIIPMYWMRAIGGSLYIIGMFFLAYNIITTIKRARRKVADELAEAPTLQRVSKRRVKGEGWHTWLERKPVKLTIFATIAILIGGIVQIVPTILVKSNIPTISSVQPYTPLELEGRDIYIREGCVSCHSQMIRPFRSEVERYGEYSKAGEFVYDHPFLWGSKRTGPDLHRVGGKYSDNWHLNHMYDPQSTSSGSIMPAYQWLVRDELDKSLTETKMRAMVKLGVPYTEEDIANAQQQMTEQGTEIEKNLYTDPDFAKTYEADKASGGADFIEMRNREIVALIAYLQRLGTDINLKELEETLTSEK is encoded by the coding sequence ATGGAAGTACAGCAATTTTATTACGATAATAAAATCGTTAAAAAATTCATCTTTGCTACAATGCTTTGGGGTGTTGTTGGTATGCTAGTAGGGTTATTATTAGCATTTATGTTTTTATTTCCAAACTTAACAGATGGCATTTCTTGGTTAAGTTTTGGACGATTAAGACCATTACATACCAATGCTGTTATTTTTGCCTTTGTAGGTAATGCTATTTTTGCTGGAGTTTATTACTCTTCGCAGCGTTTACTTAAAGCCAGAATGTTTAGTGATGTACTTAGTAATATTAACTTCTGGGGGTGGCAACTTATTATTGTGGGTGCTGCTATTTCTTTACCCCTAGGATATACAACCTCAAAAGAATATGCAGAATTAGAATGGCCTTTTGATATTGCAATTGCTTTGGTTTGGGTAGCCTTTGGTGCCAACCTTATTGGTACGATCCTTAAAAGAAGGCAACGACATATGTATGTAGCCATTTGGTTTTATCTGGCCACATTTGTAACAGTAGCAGTACTTCATATTTTTAATAGCCTGGAAATACCCGTTAGCGGTTTAAAAAGTTATTCTGTATATGCAGGAGTACAAGATGCATTAGTACAATGGTGGTATGGGCACAATGCGGTTGCTTTTTTCCTGACAACTCCATTTTTAGGGCTCATGTATTATTTTATACCTAAAGCAGCAGACAGGCCAATTTATTCGTATCGTTTATCGATTGTTCACTTTTGGTCATTAATCTTTATATATATCTGGGCAGGACCACACCACCTTTTATATACAGCACTGCCAGAATGGGCTCAAAACTTGGGAGTTGCTTTTTCTGTGATGTTGTTAATGCCTTCTTGGGGAGGAATGATAAACGGATTATTAACTCTTCGTGGCGCTTGGGATAAAGTGCGAACAGATCCTGTTTTAAAATTTATGGTTGTTGCGATTACAGGGTACGGTATGGCAACGTTTGAAGGTCCTATGCTTTCTCTTAAAAATGTAAATGCAATTGCACATTTTACAGATTGGATTATAGCACACGTTCACGTTGGGGCATTAGCATGGAATGGGTTTTTAGCCTTCGGAATGATTTATTGGTTAGTCCCTCGATTATTTAAAACAAAATTACATTCTTCAAAACTAGCTAATGCGCATTTTTGGCTGGGAACACTTGGGATTATCTTATATGCATTACCAATGTATGTAGCAGGATTTGTACAAGCTAGTATGTGGAAACAGTTCAATCCAGACGGTACATTGGTTTATGGTAATTTTTTAGAAACTGTTTCTGAGATTATCCCGATGTATTGGATGCGTGCTATTGGTGGTTCACTTTATATTATTGGGATGTTTTTCTTAGCATATAATATTATTACAACAATAAAAAGAGCGCGCCGTAAAGTAGCAGATGAGTTGGCTGAAGCACCTACATTGCAACGTGTATCAAAAAGACGTGTTAAAGGAGAAGGATGGCATACTTGGTTAGAGCGTAAACCTGTAAAGCTTACCATTTTTGCTACAATAGCTATTTTAATAGGCGGGATTGTACAAATTGTACCCACAATATTGGTGAAATCTAATATCCCTACTATTAGTAGTGTACAGCCGTACACACCTTTAGAATTAGAAGGTAGAGATATTTACATTAGAGAAGGTTGTGTATCCTGTCATTCGCAAATGATTCGCCCTTTTAGAAGTGAGGTAGAACGCTATGGAGAATATTCAAAAGCAGGAGAGTTCGTTTACGATCACCCATTCCTTTGGGGGAGTAAACGTACGGGGCCAGATTTACATCGAGTTGGAGGTAAATATTCAGATAATTGGCATTTAAATCATATGTACGATCCGCAAAGTACTTCTAGCGGTTCTATTATGCCAGCTTACCAATGGTTAGTTAGAGACGAACTTGATAAATCTCTTACTGAAACTAAAATGCGTGCAATGGTAAAATTAGGAGTACCTTATACAGAAGAAGATATTGCCAATGCACAACAACAAATGACAGAACAAGGAACTGAAATCGAAAAAAACCTCTATACAGATCCAGATTTTGCAAAAACATATGAAGCTGATAAGGCATCTGGAGGTGCAGATTTTATAGAAATGAGAAATCGTGAAATCGTAGCACTTATTGCTTATTTACAACGATTAGGAACAGATATAAACTTAAAAGAATTAGAAGAAACATTAACCTCTGAAAAATAA
- the ccoS gene encoding cbb3-type cytochrome oxidase assembly protein CcoS yields MSVIYILLAISILVAIVFFIAFIIAVKSGQFDDDYTPSIRMLFEDELVKETPEKSKQTTKNKL; encoded by the coding sequence ATGAGCGTTATATACATTTTACTTGCCATAAGTATTCTTGTTGCAATTGTCTTTTTTATAGCTTTTATAATAGCCGTAAAAAGTGGACAGTTTGATGATGATTATACACCATCTATACGAATGCTTTTTGAAGATGAGCTTGTTAAAGAAACACCTGAAAAATCTAAACAAACTACAAAAAATAAATTATAA